The Candidatus Bathyarchaeia archaeon genome has a segment encoding these proteins:
- a CDS encoding helix-turn-helix domain-containing protein: MSLEESALAEYKILAIRPLPKIDPERDLEWLCRSLGFLEHRDKKKTAFRILRLLLEAARENKGLTSDELAERLYLTRGTMVHHLNKMIRSGLVIYHEGTYKLRGRSLKTTIEEAHRDINRIFENLYRVAESIDKAFNLLSRS; this comes from the coding sequence ATGTCACTAGAGGAATCTGCCCTTGCAGAATATAAAATACTGGCTATACGCCCGCTACCAAAAATAGATCCGGAAAGAGATCTAGAGTGGTTATGTAGGAGTTTAGGCTTCTTAGAGCACAGGGATAAAAAGAAAACGGCATTTCGGATACTGAGATTATTGCTTGAAGCCGCGCGAGAAAATAAAGGGCTTACGAGCGATGAGCTCGCTGAAAGGCTATACTTAACTAGGGGAACAATGGTGCATCACTTAAACAAGATGATTAGAAGCGGGCTTGTAATATATCATGAGGGAACATACAAGTTGAGGGGTAGGAGCCTGAAGACAACGATTGAAGAGGCGCATCGTGATATAAATCGAATCTTCGAAAATCTCTATAGGGTCGCCGAATCGATAGACAAGGCATTCAACCTATTATCTAGAAGCTAA
- the nagA gene encoding N-acetylglucosamine-6-phosphate deacetylase, whose product MMFAIKTDVVLTPYRMLKEAYVLIEKEKIVGFSRYRPEGLSEVRRYDDCILAPGLVDIHVHGGFGIDLTYSTTKEILDFSRKLLMTGVTSYVPSTVTDSTDRIENALRNIHEASGFHSGSRILGVHLEGPYLNPERSGAQSKEHIRKPSLEEFERFYDASGKLVKRVTVAPEVDNGIDFIRAVIEKFGVKVSLGHTDATYEQTLGAIKAGANIITHLFNGMRGYHHREPGIIGAALTTDVYAEIIVDFVHLHPATVALTIRCKSPSRTILVSDATPGAGLPNGVYMLGPSKVIIRDGVARTEEGVLAGSTLMLMNAVRNVVKMGLPLNDAFRMATSTPCDAMGIKGVGRIARGCRADLLILNKQLEIEEIYFNGEIYESD is encoded by the coding sequence ATGATGTTTGCAATAAAAACCGACGTCGTTTTAACTCCATACAGGATGCTTAAAGAAGCATATGTCTTGATAGAGAAGGAGAAAATAGTTGGGTTTTCTAGGTATAGGCCTGAGGGTTTAAGCGAGGTACGCAGGTACGATGACTGTATCTTAGCTCCCGGCTTAGTGGACATACATGTTCACGGTGGCTTCGGCATAGACCTAACGTATTCAACCACTAAGGAAATCCTTGATTTCTCCAGAAAGCTGCTTATGACTGGCGTAACATCTTATGTGCCGTCTACGGTTACCGACTCCACCGATAGAATAGAGAATGCTCTCAGAAATATTCATGAAGCATCAGGTTTTCATAGCGGTTCGAGGATTTTGGGGGTTCATTTAGAGGGCCCGTATCTTAACCCGGAGAGAAGTGGGGCGCAGTCTAAGGAGCATATCCGTAAGCCTTCTCTAGAAGAGTTTGAAAGGTTTTATGATGCGAGCGGAAAGCTCGTAAAGAGAGTAACTGTTGCTCCTGAAGTTGATAATGGAATAGACTTTATTAGAGCGGTCATAGAAAAGTTTGGGGTTAAAGTCTCACTTGGGCATACTGACGCAACCTATGAGCAGACATTAGGCGCGATTAAGGCTGGTGCAAACATTATAACGCATCTATTTAACGGTATGCGGGGTTATCATCACCGCGAACCGGGAATAATAGGCGCAGCATTAACCACGGATGTCTACGCTGAAATAATAGTTGACTTTGTTCACCTGCATCCGGCAACAGTAGCCCTCACGATAAGATGTAAGAGTCCAAGCAGAACCATTCTAGTGAGCGATGCTACGCCTGGGGCAGGTTTGCCGAACGGCGTATATATGCTTGGGCCCAGTAAAGTTATAATAAGGGATGGTGTGGCGAGAACCGAGGAAGGCGTTTTAGCTGGGAGCACTTTGATGCTAATGAACGCTGTACGAAACGTCGTGAAGATGGGGTTACCTTTAAATGATGCTTTTAGAATGGCTACTTCTACGCCATGCGATGCTATGGGCATTAAAGGTGTGGGTAGAATCGCTAGGGGTTGTAGGGCAGACCTGCTGATACTGAATAAGCAGCTGGAAATCGAAGAAATATATTTTAATGGAGAAATATATGAGAGCGATTAA